The Akkermansia sp. N21116 genome includes a region encoding these proteins:
- a CDS encoding DUF2062 domain-containing protein: MERRYRTLRFKVKKYLKSEKRKNTWMGRCLSSEIFDERYWLWRKHSVAVGAGWGAASAIAPVPMQSFWGIAACLWKKGNIPVAVFMAWLSPPGFIVVAVPLQWWLGWWILRVLGFDGSGASISMLKEVVTGIADNFFLAPLDGVNYWMFGVEFSLGVILSCSLLGVLCYGLTYGIWSLVDWWKSRLHADDVSGEEN, encoded by the coding sequence ATGGAGCGTCGTTACAGAACACTCCGGTTCAAGGTGAAAAAGTACCTCAAATCGGAAAAGCGGAAAAATACATGGATGGGGCGGTGTCTCTCCTCGGAGATTTTTGACGAAAGGTACTGGCTGTGGCGCAAACATAGCGTGGCAGTCGGAGCCGGCTGGGGGGCAGCGAGTGCGATTGCTCCCGTTCCGATGCAGTCCTTTTGGGGAATTGCCGCATGTTTGTGGAAGAAAGGCAATATTCCTGTCGCCGTTTTTATGGCTTGGTTGTCTCCTCCCGGATTCATTGTTGTGGCCGTACCTCTCCAGTGGTGGCTTGGCTGGTGGATTTTGAGGGTTTTGGGCTTTGACGGTTCCGGAGCGAGTATCTCCATGCTGAAAGAAGTGGTAACCGGTATTGCCGATAACTTTTTCCTAGCACCTTTGGATGGGGTGAATTATTGGATGTTCGGAGTGGAATTTTCCTTGGGTGTGATCTTGTCGTGTTCTTTGCTGGGAGTCTTGTGTTACGGCCTTACATATGGGATCTGGTCTTTGGTTGACTGGTGGAAAAGCCGTCTTCATGCCGATGATGTTTCGGGAGAAGAGAATTAA
- a CDS encoding TlyA family RNA methyltransferase, whose product MPKERLDVLLVTRGLVESRQLAQRLILAGEIKVNGHPAGKPGVKVNEDAELEVKNKPRYVSRGGLKLEGALKAFPVSSEGKVCLDIGSSTGGFTDCLLQHGAIRVHAIDVGTNQLVWKLRNDPRVIVKEQFNARYMTPDDIGEEIDLIVSDVSFISLTKILPAAFPLLREGGDALVLIKPQFELQPEDIGHGGIVRDPLLHRKAVDSIRTFVTETLGRQWMGCEDSPITGTDGNREFLAWLK is encoded by the coding sequence ATGCCCAAAGAACGTCTTGATGTCCTCCTCGTAACACGCGGCCTTGTCGAATCCCGCCAACTGGCCCAGCGCCTGATCCTGGCCGGTGAAATCAAAGTCAACGGACATCCCGCAGGTAAACCGGGCGTCAAAGTAAATGAAGACGCTGAACTGGAAGTCAAAAACAAACCTCGCTACGTCAGCCGCGGTGGCTTAAAGCTCGAAGGCGCCCTGAAGGCATTTCCCGTATCGTCGGAAGGAAAAGTGTGCCTCGACATCGGTTCTTCCACTGGCGGATTTACCGATTGCCTCCTCCAGCACGGAGCTATCCGGGTACATGCTATTGACGTGGGCACCAATCAACTCGTCTGGAAATTGAGAAACGACCCCCGCGTCATCGTCAAAGAACAGTTCAATGCCCGCTACATGACCCCGGACGACATCGGCGAGGAAATCGACTTAATCGTCTCCGATGTCTCATTCATTTCCCTGACGAAGATACTTCCGGCAGCCTTCCCCCTGCTACGCGAAGGAGGAGATGCCCTTGTTCTCATCAAACCTCAATTCGAACTCCAGCCTGAAGACATCGGCCATGGAGGCATTGTCCGAGATCCCTTGCTTCACCGCAAGGCCGTCGACTCCATCCGCACATTCGTCACGGAAACACTGGGGCGCCAGTGGATGGGATGCGAAGATTCCCCCATCACCGGGACAGACGGCAACAGGGAGTTCCTGGCTTGGCTCAAATAA
- a CDS encoding enoyl-ACP reductase, whose product MSSKLLEGKVGIVVGVANKRSIAFHIAKAWHDAGAKLIFNYQGERLKDGVIKLIQETFGEDTPVIECDVSSDESIAGFFAEVQKITPKVDCLLHSVAFAPKEALGGSFVETRREDFKISLDISAYSLIALARAVEPMMSDGGSILAMTYLGAVKVVPNYNLMGVSKAALECSMRYLAYDLGRSRKIRVNCISAGPVQTLAARGVSGFSTMFKVYEDRAPLGRSCSGEELGATGVFLASDGAASITGQVIYVDGGYSDMGM is encoded by the coding sequence ATGTCCAGCAAATTACTTGAAGGCAAAGTCGGCATTGTCGTGGGTGTGGCGAACAAGCGCAGCATCGCATTCCATATCGCAAAGGCATGGCATGATGCCGGAGCCAAGCTTATTTTCAACTATCAGGGAGAACGTCTGAAGGATGGAGTGATCAAACTCATCCAGGAAACCTTCGGTGAAGATACTCCCGTAATTGAGTGTGACGTCAGCAGCGATGAATCCATCGCCGGTTTTTTTGCAGAAGTGCAGAAGATAACGCCCAAAGTGGACTGCCTGCTGCATTCTGTGGCTTTTGCCCCCAAGGAAGCCCTCGGTGGCAGTTTTGTGGAAACCCGTCGCGAAGATTTTAAAATCTCTCTGGATATTTCCGCCTATTCCCTGATTGCCTTGGCTCGTGCCGTAGAACCCATGATGTCGGACGGCGGCAGCATCCTTGCCATGACCTATCTGGGTGCTGTCAAAGTGGTACCGAACTACAACCTGATGGGCGTCTCCAAGGCTGCCCTTGAATGTTCGATGCGCTACCTCGCCTATGATTTGGGGCGTTCCCGCAAGATTCGCGTCAACTGCATTAGTGCCGGTCCTGTCCAGACGCTGGCTGCTCGGGGCGTTTCCGGGTTCTCGACCATGTTCAAAGTGTACGAAGACCGCGCACCTCTGGGGCGTTCCTGCTCCGGTGAAGAACTCGGTGCAACGGGCGTGTTCCTTGCCAGCGATGGCGCTGCCTCGATTACCGGCCAGGTCATCTATGTCGATGGCGGCTACAGTGATATGGGAATGTAA
- the dnaA gene encoding chromosomal replication initiator protein DnaA: MFTHSGCLGIVWLPRRKRPDLIRLSRQGGGHVQASLSRLLPNTTKQTSTNMQIPQEQNTALWSKITGLIHAKVNKDTFERWFTRLVLVEDSGTHLVIAADDDICLAWVETNYAHLIQEAALTVLEGSRSLTFRLLGEEGNDSSSHDEKLKEGWGDNALKAAGDARPAAVLSVSGKTGRKARGVTNLNPNYSFENFVVGANNQFAHAVGIAVAASPMCQYNPLFIHGGSGLGKTHLMQAIGNEIVNRRPESVVLYLSCEQFVNEFIDSIRTNDLSKFRKKYRKVDILLLDDVQFLGGKERTQEEFFHTFNSLFNGHKQIVLSSDRPASEISNLEPRLSSRFESGLTVEVQSPNLETRLAILQQKRKQWNVKVSDSILLFLAERIRKNVRRLEGGLMRVATFASLSGDTPDIARVESLLRDILREENAKQVTIDAIQRRVSEYFDIRLSDMASRRRPASIAFPRQIAMYLSRRLTNVSLQDIGEAFGGRDHGTVIHANKTIEAKMKTDSSLKDLIARFDEELR; encoded by the coding sequence ATGTTCACGCACTCCGGTTGTCTGGGTATTGTGTGGCTCCCGAGGCGGAAACGCCCCGACCTGATCCGGCTCTCCCGGCAGGGAGGCGGGCATGTCCAGGCATCCCTCTCCCGGCTCTTACCGAACACGACGAAACAGACTTCTACGAACATGCAGATTCCCCAGGAACAGAATACCGCTCTTTGGTCCAAAATCACCGGTCTCATCCACGCCAAGGTGAATAAGGACACTTTTGAGCGCTGGTTTACCCGGCTGGTTCTCGTAGAAGATTCCGGAACGCATCTGGTTATAGCTGCCGATGACGATATTTGCCTGGCATGGGTGGAAACGAATTATGCCCATTTGATCCAGGAAGCCGCCCTGACGGTTTTGGAAGGATCCCGCTCCCTGACATTTCGCCTTTTGGGGGAGGAAGGGAATGATTCTTCTTCCCATGATGAAAAACTTAAGGAAGGTTGGGGAGACAATGCCCTGAAGGCAGCGGGAGACGCTCGCCCAGCAGCGGTACTGTCCGTCTCCGGTAAAACGGGACGCAAGGCCAGGGGGGTAACGAACCTTAATCCGAACTACAGTTTCGAGAATTTTGTGGTTGGTGCTAATAACCAGTTTGCTCACGCCGTCGGAATTGCCGTGGCGGCGTCTCCAATGTGCCAATACAATCCCCTTTTTATCCACGGTGGTTCCGGGCTGGGGAAAACCCACCTTATGCAGGCCATTGGGAATGAAATTGTCAACCGCCGTCCCGAATCGGTCGTCCTCTACCTTTCCTGCGAGCAGTTTGTCAACGAATTCATTGATTCTATCCGGACGAACGATCTGAGTAAATTCCGCAAGAAATACCGCAAGGTGGACATCCTGCTACTGGATGATGTCCAATTTTTGGGAGGCAAGGAACGTACCCAGGAGGAATTTTTCCATACATTCAATTCTCTGTTCAACGGTCACAAGCAGATTGTGCTCAGTTCCGATAGACCGGCCAGTGAAATTTCCAATTTGGAACCTCGCCTCTCATCCCGTTTTGAGTCGGGTCTGACTGTGGAAGTCCAGTCCCCCAATCTGGAAACCCGCCTGGCGATTCTTCAGCAGAAGAGGAAGCAGTGGAATGTGAAAGTGAGCGACTCTATCCTCTTGTTTTTGGCGGAGCGCATCCGTAAGAATGTACGCCGCCTCGAAGGGGGGCTGATGCGCGTGGCTACTTTTGCTTCACTGTCGGGGGATACCCCCGATATTGCCCGTGTGGAAAGTCTCCTGCGCGACATTCTCCGTGAGGAAAATGCCAAACAGGTCACGATTGATGCCATTCAGCGTCGCGTGTCGGAATACTTCGATATCCGGCTCTCCGATATGGCGAGTCGCCGCCGTCCTGCCAGCATTGCCTTTCCCCGGCAGATTGCCATGTATCTGAGCCGCCGTCTGACGAATGTTTCTCTGCAGGATATTGGCGAAGCCTTCGGCGGGCGTGACCACGGTACCGTTATCCACGCCAATAAAACGATTGAGGCCAAGATGAAAACAGATAGTTCCCTGAAGGATCTGATTGCCCGGTTTGATGAGGAACTGCGGTGA
- a CDS encoding MoxR family ATPase, which yields MNTQQFNEAIAMHSAWISPLRAEIGKVVIGQTELVDRLILSLLCKGHILLEGVPGLAKTLSVKALSGALDAAFARIQFTPDLLPADLLGTMVYNPEERVFTAKKGPIFANLILADEINRAPAKVQSALLEAMQERQVTLGETTYALPDPFLVMATQNPIDQEGTYQLPEAQLDRFLFKVVVSYPDREEELRVLDLMSTSTPPPSTTPVSTPQQIADSRDLVNQIYIDDAVRGYIVDLVRATRNPERVDITLSGLIRAGASPRATINIALASRALAFMHHRSFVTPQDIKDLAHDILRHRILLSYEAEAENVTTDDVIDRIMSKVPVP from the coding sequence ATGAATACCCAACAATTCAACGAAGCCATCGCCATGCACTCCGCATGGATTTCCCCCTTGCGGGCTGAAATTGGCAAAGTCGTGATCGGACAGACAGAACTTGTCGATCGACTTATTCTAAGCCTCTTGTGCAAGGGCCACATCCTTTTGGAAGGTGTCCCGGGTCTTGCCAAGACATTATCAGTCAAAGCCCTTTCCGGAGCATTGGATGCAGCATTCGCCCGTATTCAGTTTACGCCGGATCTTCTTCCCGCCGACCTTCTCGGCACGATGGTCTACAACCCGGAAGAACGGGTTTTTACCGCGAAAAAAGGGCCCATTTTCGCCAATCTCATCCTTGCGGACGAAATTAACCGCGCCCCGGCCAAAGTTCAGTCCGCCCTGCTGGAAGCCATGCAGGAGCGCCAGGTAACGCTGGGGGAAACCACCTATGCCCTGCCCGATCCCTTCCTCGTGATGGCTACCCAGAACCCAATCGACCAGGAAGGCACCTATCAGCTTCCGGAAGCCCAGCTGGACCGTTTCCTCTTCAAAGTCGTCGTCTCCTATCCCGACCGCGAAGAAGAACTCCGCGTATTGGACCTGATGTCCACATCGACACCGCCGCCCAGCACGACCCCCGTTTCCACTCCGCAGCAAATCGCCGACAGCCGTGACCTCGTCAACCAGATCTACATCGACGATGCTGTAAGAGGATACATTGTCGATCTCGTCCGTGCTACGAGAAATCCCGAACGCGTCGACATCACCCTCAGCGGCTTGATCCGTGCCGGGGCATCCCCGCGAGCCACTATCAATATCGCCCTGGCTTCGCGCGCGCTCGCCTTTATGCATCACCGTTCCTTCGTCACGCCGCAGGATATCAAAGACCTGGCCCACGACATCCTGCGCCACCGCATCCTGCTCTCCTATGAAGCAGAAGCGGAAAATGTCACCACGGATGATGTCATCGACCGCATCATGTCCAAAGTGCCAGTGCCGTAA